A window of the Lolium perenne isolate Kyuss_39 chromosome 7, Kyuss_2.0, whole genome shotgun sequence genome harbors these coding sequences:
- the LOC127312160 gene encoding probable E3 ubiquitin-protein ligase ATL44 has product MRAPESLLHRAAVAAGSGETSPPTSPEQQTAPEGMAVNSNMAVILASLLCALVCLLGLALASRCTCRRHRTSSPPPKGLKKKAIDALPTISYAASPESSPTAAVAAQSSSSECAICLVEFAEGEGLRVLPRCGHGFHVACVDAWLRTHATCPSCRAAIVAVEPPPVGPTVVVVVASEGRRCGRCGQVAAPGGCGDATPTFLP; this is encoded by the coding sequence ATGCGCGCCCCGGAGAGCCTCCTGCACCGCGCGGCCGTCGCCGCTGGCTCTGGAGAGACGTCACCGCCTACTTCTCCGGAGCAGCAGACGgcgccggaggggatggcggtgaactCGAACATGGCGGTGATCCTCGCGTCCCTCCTATGCGCCCTCGTCTGCCTCCTCGGCCTCGCCCTCGCCTCCCGCTGCACCTGCCGCCGACACCGCACCTCCAGTCCTCCACCGAAGGGGCTCAAGAAGAAGGCTATCGACGCGCTTCCCACCATCTCCTATGCCGCCTCGCCAGAATCATCGccaacagcagcagtagcagcgcagtcgtcgtcgtcggagTGCGCGATATGCCTTGTGGAGTTCGCGGAGGGGGAGGGCCTGCGCGTGCTCCCGCGTTgcggccatggcttccacgtcgcgTGTGTTGACGCCTGGCTCCGGACCCATGCTACATGCCCCTCTTGCCGCGCCGCCATCGTCGCCGTAGAGCCGCCGCCAGTGGGGCCAACGGTGGTCGTGGTGGTAGCGAGCGAAGGCAGACGGTGCGGGAGGTGCGGCCAAGTGGCAGCGCCAGGCGGGTGTGGAGATGCCACGCCCACGTTCTTACCTTAG